A genome region from Catenulispora sp. MAP5-51 includes the following:
- a CDS encoding LysE family translocator, with protein MPIEQHLFLLFLITTAVAMVSPGPDMLIVLGCGVRGGPRAGLLATAGVATSEIVHIALAAAGLSAFFAAAPAAFTALRIGGGAYLVFLGVQAIRHRGEGHLALDGRADGIPGRVAYLRGLLTNLVNPKMVTFTIAFLPQFVDPRLGRVWLQFAILGAVFVALEFVVDGTVGVLAGRIGRWFARRQRAQRRLDVATGGVFIGLGVRLAAER; from the coding sequence ATGCCGATCGAGCAGCACCTTTTCCTCCTGTTCCTCATCACCACGGCCGTCGCGATGGTCAGCCCGGGTCCTGACATGCTCATCGTCCTGGGCTGCGGAGTCCGCGGCGGACCCCGCGCCGGCCTGCTCGCCACCGCCGGCGTGGCCACCAGCGAGATCGTGCACATCGCCCTGGCGGCCGCGGGCCTGTCCGCCTTCTTCGCCGCGGCCCCGGCGGCCTTCACCGCCCTGCGCATCGGTGGCGGAGCGTACCTCGTCTTCCTCGGCGTGCAGGCGATCCGCCACCGGGGCGAGGGGCATCTGGCGCTCGACGGCCGGGCCGACGGGATCCCCGGGCGGGTGGCCTATCTGCGCGGCCTGCTGACGAACCTGGTGAACCCGAAGATGGTCACGTTCACCATCGCGTTCCTGCCGCAGTTCGTCGACCCGCGCCTGGGACGCGTCTGGCTCCAGTTCGCGATCCTCGGCGCGGTGTTCGTCGCCCTGGAGTTCGTGGTCGACGGAACTGTGGGTGTCCTGGCCGGCCGGATCGGGCGGTGGTTCGCCCGGCGGCAGCGGGCGCAGCGGCGGCTGGACGTGGCCACCGGCGGTGTGTTCATCGGGCTGGGGGTGCGGCTGGCCGCCGAGCGGTGA
- a CDS encoding SHOCT domain-containing protein: protein MSHPLLNAFWMIFWFFIWVMWLILLFRIIADVFTDHELSGWAKVGWTLLVLLLPFIGIFIYLIARGDRMSERAQTHAEQNQQAFDDYIRKTAGSSAGQGNGTVDQLARLADLKSSGAISDAEFQQAKQKLLAA, encoded by the coding sequence ATGTCCCATCCCCTGCTGAACGCCTTCTGGATGATCTTCTGGTTCTTCATCTGGGTCATGTGGCTCATCCTGCTGTTCCGCATCATCGCGGACGTCTTCACCGACCACGAGCTCAGCGGCTGGGCCAAGGTCGGCTGGACACTGCTGGTGCTGCTGCTGCCGTTCATCGGCATCTTCATCTACCTCATCGCCCGCGGCGATCGCATGTCGGAGCGCGCCCAGACCCACGCCGAGCAGAACCAGCAGGCCTTCGACGACTACATCCGCAAGACCGCCGGCTCCTCCGCGGGCCAGGGCAACGGGACCGTCGACCAGCTGGCCAGACTGGCGGACCTGAAGTCCTCCGGCGCGATCAGCGACGCGGAGTTCCAGCAGGCCAAGCAGAAGCTGCTGGCCGCCTGA
- a CDS encoding UbiX family flavin prenyltransferase yields the protein MDRQRLVVGISGATGIAYGMRVLELARKAGVETHLVVTAAGQQTRAYETDLTARDLAAMADVSYRPADIGAAIASGSFRTAGMIVAPCSIRTLSAIAYSNGDNLLTRAADVTLKERRRLVLMVRETPLTLGHLRAMTAVTESGGIVMPPVPAFYLRPQSVADIVDHTAGRALDLLGIDVPDLPRWGE from the coding sequence ATGGACAGGCAGCGGCTGGTGGTCGGGATCAGCGGTGCGACCGGCATCGCCTACGGTATGCGCGTGCTGGAGCTGGCCCGCAAGGCAGGCGTCGAGACCCACCTGGTGGTGACGGCGGCCGGCCAGCAGACCCGCGCCTACGAGACGGACCTGACCGCCCGGGACCTCGCCGCGATGGCCGACGTGTCCTACCGGCCCGCCGACATCGGCGCGGCGATCGCCTCGGGCTCCTTCCGCACCGCCGGGATGATCGTCGCGCCCTGCTCCATCAGGACCCTGTCGGCGATCGCCTACTCCAACGGCGACAACCTGCTCACCCGCGCCGCCGACGTGACGCTCAAGGAACGGCGGCGGCTGGTCCTGATGGTCCGCGAAACCCCGCTCACCCTGGGCCACCTGCGCGCGATGACCGCCGTCACCGAGTCCGGCGGAATCGTCATGCCTCCGGTCCCGGCCTTCTACCTGCGACCGCAGAGTGTCGCCGACATCGTCGACCACACCGCCGGACGAGCGCTGGACCTGCTCGGCATCGACGTGCCCGACCTGCCCCGCTGGGGTGAGTGA